The window TTCACCGTCGAGTCCGAGAGGTCGCGCTGGAGCCGCGAGGTGGTGACGTAGTCGGCGAGGAACGTTAAATCAGAATTGGCCTTCGAGAGGTTTCCCTCGCTGTTCTCGAAGTCGATCGGGTTGACCTTGTGGGGCATCGTCGAGGAGCCCGTCTCGCCTTCGACCGTTCGTTGGCCGAGATACCCGTCCGAGACGTAGAGCCAGGCGTCCCGGTCGAGGTCGAGCAGGACGTCGTTGGCGCCCCTGAGCGCGTCGAACAGTTCGGCGAGGTCGTCACACGGGTTGACCTGGGTGGTGAGGGAGGTGTGTTCGAGGTCGAGCCCCTCGACGAACTCCTCGGAGAACGCCCGCCAATCGACGTCGGGGTACGCAGCGACGTGGGCCGCGTAGGTGCCCGAGGCGCCCGCCAGTTTGCCCGCTAGTCCGTCGGTGGCGTCCTCGATACGCCCTAGCGCCCGCCCGATTCGGGCGGCATACACCGCCATCTCCTTGCCGAAGGTGGTGGGCGTCGCGGGCTGGCCGTGAGTACGGGCAAGCATCGGTACGTCCCGGTTCTCGCGGGCGAGGTTGACGAGCGCGTCCCGGACCTCTCGGAGCGTGGGGACGAGCACCTCCTTGACGGCAGGTTTCAACAGCAGGCGATGCGCGAGGTTGTTCACGTCCTCGCTCGTGAGCCCGAAGTGGATCCACTGCTCGGCATCGAGCCCCTCGGGAAGACGTTCGCGTACGAAGTACTCGACCGCCTTCACGTCGTGGTTGGTCGCGCTGTACTCGCCGTAGCCCTCCGTCTCGATGCGCTTTACCAGTCGGGCGTCCTCGCGGTCGAAGTCCTCGTAGCTCCCCCGGAGCGTCTCACGTTGCCCCTCGTCGATGTCCACTGGCGTGGCCGCTAGGTCCGAAAGCGCGATCAGGTACTCGACCTCGACGCGCACGCGGGCACGCATGAGCGCGGCCTCGCTGGCGTAGGGCGAAAGCGGCGCGGTCCGTCCCGCGTATCGTCCGTCGAGCGGCGAGACTGCGTACAGCGGATCCGAACGCTGCTCCTCGTTCATACCTCGGAGTACCGACGCCCGTCGCAAAACCGTGTCGGTGTCGAACCACTCTCGTGCATAGAATACGGCGATAAACTCCGAATTCACCGATAGACTATACACAAGTATGGATAGATTTTCCGTATAGACCGCAACGACTTTTGAACTCGCGGTCGCTTCTCGAGGTATGACACAGGTTGCGGGGCTGGCGAGCAATCGCGGCAGGAACCTCATGCACATCGCCGAGAGCGCGCCCGGCGGCGCAGAGCTAGACGTCGTACTGTCGAACCACGCCGACGCGCCCGTCTTGGAGAAGGCTGCGGACCGCGACATTCCCACTGAGGTCGTCGAGCGCGACGAAGAGGAATCACGAGAGTCCCACGAGCGCCGTATTCTGGAGGCACTTTCGTCCTATGACCTCGATCTGGTCTGTCTCGACGGGTATATGCGCGTGCTGACCGAGGAGTTCCTCGATACTGCGCCGCTGACGCTGAACGTCCATCCCGCGCTCTTGCCGTCGTTTCCGGGTATGAACGCCTACGAGGACGTCCTCGAGGCGGGCGTGCGGGTCACGGGCTGTACGGTCCATATCGTCACCGAGGCGGTCGACGCGGGGCCGATCGTCACTCAAGAACCCGTTCCCGTTTATGAGGACGACGACGCGGCGAGCCTGAAGGACCGCGTACTCCACGACGCCGAGTTCCGCGCCTACCCGCGGGCGGTGCGGTGGGTTGCCGAGGGGGCGGTGGGGGTCGACGGCGAGGAGGTCCGCGTCGAGGGCGATTCAAACGAGCGGTTTCCCGCCCGCCGGCTGATCGGCGAGGACCGCTCGACGGAGCTTCGCTACGGCGAGAACCCCCATCAGGACGCCGCGCTCTACGCCGACGAGACCGAGGAGCGCGCGACCGTCGTCGGCGCCGAGCAACTGAACGAGGGTGCGAAGGCGCTCTCCTACAACAACTACAACGACGCCGACGCGGCCCTCGGACTGGTCAAAGAGTTCGAGGGGCCAGCCGCGGCGGTGATCAAACATACCAATCCCGCCGGATGCGCCACGGCCGACTCCGTGAGCGAGGCCTACGAGGACGCGCTCTCAACGGACCCGATGAGCGCGTTCGGGGGCATCGTCGCGCTGAACCGCGCCTGCGACGAGTCCACGGCCGAGCGGATCGTCGACTCGTTCAAGGAGGTCGTCGTCGCGCCCGATTACAGTGAAAAGGCGCTCGCGGTCCTCCGGGAGAAGGAGAACCTCCGGGTGCTGGATGTGGGGCCGTTCGGCGACCTCGAACCCCCGCTCCGGGAGAAGAAGCTCGCCGGCGGGCGGCTGGTTCAGGAGGCCGACGACCAGCACCTCGCCCCCGAGGACCTCGAGGTCGTCACCGAGCGCGAGCCCGATAGTGACGAATTCGAGTCGCTGCTCTTTGCCTGGCACACCATCAAACACGTCAAGTCGAACGCGATCCTGTTCGCGAAGGGAACCGAAACCGTGGGCGTCGGGATGGGCCAGGTCAGCCGCGTCGATGCCGTCCGCTTGGCGGCGATGAAGGCCGAGGAGCACGCCGAAGGGAAGGACAGTGCGGGCGCGGTGATGGCCTCGGACGCCTTCTTCCCGTTTCCCGACGGGATCGAGGAAGCCAACGAGGCTGGCATCGAGGCGGTGATCCAGCCCGGCGGGAGCGTGAACGACGAGGACGTGATCGAGGCCGCGAACGAGCACGACATGGCGATGGTGTTTACCGGAAATCGGGCGTTCCGCCACGATTGAGCGAAGCGAAAGAGTGCGGCGTCAGCGAACGAGCGAGGTGATGTTCGCGCGATTCCGTCACGACGGAAGGCACGAAACATCGAAAGCGCCACACCAACGCGGTGGGTCGAGATACATTCGCACACGCGGCTTTTGTGATCACTCGAACGCCCAGCGCGTCGCGTCGGTCGGGTAGTCGCTCCAGGCAAGAACCCTCCGCGGGTGGACCGCCCAGAAGGGCGTCCCGTGGCGGATCCCGTACTTCTCCTCGTAGGCCGCGTTGAGGCGCTCGATCAGATCCGGATCGGCGCTCTTCTCGTCGAGTTTCTCGGCCGTTCCTTCGATGATCACGACCTCGTCGGCGCTCTCGCGGTGGACGGCGATCCCCGATCCTGCCGCGAGGTTTCGCGCCCAGCGCGTGCGCTCGCCGCCGCCACAATGGAAGGTGTCGTCGATCCAGACACCCCAGACGGGCCGCGCGTGCGGGCGGCCGTCGGGCAGCGTCGTCGACACCCAGTAGTTTCGATCGCCCTCCATCGCCCCGACGACGAACTCCCAGGGAAGCATCCCCTCGCGGTCCTCGGGGATCCCGTAGCTGTCCTCCGTCTCCGGTCTGGTTCGCCGCACCTCGTGGCCGTTCGTCATCGATTCCCGTACGCTCCGTGTCGCGATAACGCCGTCTCCTTCCTCGAGGACCGTGACGAGTGAAGGTTTATCCGCTCCGCCCTCGATCCGACGAGCATGATCAGGTCCTTCGACGGCGTGGTCCCGGAGATAGCGGAATCGGCCTACGTCGACGAGAGCGCGGTCGTCATCGGCGACGTGGTGCTCGAATCCGAAACCAGCGTCTGGCCCGGCGCGGTGCTGCGGGGCGATCACGGCACCATCACCGTCCGGGAGGGCGCGAACGTCCAGGACAACGCGACCCTCCACGAGGGAACCGAACTCGGGGCTCACACCACTGTCGGCCACAACGCGATCGTCCACGCGGCCGAAACCGGAGAACGAAGCCTGATCGGGATGGGCGCGATCGTGCTCGACGGCGCGACCGTCGGCGAGGAGGCGATCGTCGCGGCGAACAGCACCGTCACCGGGGGAACCGCGGTGCCGGCTCGGTCGCTCGTCGCCGGCGCACCGGCAGACGTGGTGAAGGAACTCGACGACGCCGGGTTCGCGGCCGCCGCCGAGCACTACGTCGAGAACGCGCGGCGCCACGCCGAGGGCTCGGAGGTCATAGAGCGCGGGACGGTTCGACCCGGCGAGACGCTGGAATAGCCCGCTCCGACACGCCTAAGCGCCCGCCGTCTCTCCATCCCGTATGGAGTTTCACGACGCCGCGAACTTCCTCTTCGATCTGCGGCGCTTCCGGCCGAAACCCGGAACGGAGTCGACGGCCGACCTCCTGGCCGCCCTCGACGACCCACACGAAGGCCCCCGATACGTCCAGATCGCCGGCTCGAACGGAAAGGGAAGCACGGCGAAGATGACCGAGTCCGTCCTCCGAGAAGCGGGCCTGACCGTGGGACTGTACACCTCGCCGCATTTCGACGACCTCCGTGAGCGCGTCCAGGTCGACGGGCGCCCCATGACCAAAGGCACCCTCGCCGAGTTCGTTGAGGCGATCAAGCCCCACGTCGTCGAGCGGGCGGCCGAGGGACAGGCCCCTACCTTCTTCGAGGTGATGACCGGGATGGCGCTTCGGGAGTTCGGCCGCCGGGACGTCGACGTCGCGGTGCTGGAAGTCGGGATCGGCGGGCGCTACGACGCCACCAGCGTGATCGATCCCGTCGCCAGTGCTGTGACGAGCGTCACCTTGGAGCACACAGAAATTCTCGGGGACACTATCGGGGAGATCGCCCGCGACAAGGCCCACGTCGCGCCCCGAAACGCGCCGCTGGTGACCGCCGCCGAGGGCGAGGCACTCTCGGCCATCGAAGCACAGGCCGGTGAGGTCCTCACCGTCGGGAGCGATGGGGACGTCCGTACCGAGTACGGCGGCCGGACCAACCACGTCGAGAGCGCGATTTCGCTGTCGGGGCCCGACTGGACGGTCGACGCGCGGGTCCCGTTGCTGGGGAGCTACCAGGCGCGAAACGCTGGGATCGCGGCGGCGCTCTCCCGGCAGGTGGGGGCGGTCTCCGAGGGCG is drawn from Halalkalicoccus subterraneus and contains these coding sequences:
- the purB gene encoding adenylosuccinate lyase — its product is MNEEQRSDPLYAVSPLDGRYAGRTAPLSPYASEAALMRARVRVEVEYLIALSDLAATPVDIDEGQRETLRGSYEDFDREDARLVKRIETEGYGEYSATNHDVKAVEYFVRERLPEGLDAEQWIHFGLTSEDVNNLAHRLLLKPAVKEVLVPTLREVRDALVNLARENRDVPMLARTHGQPATPTTFGKEMAVYAARIGRALGRIEDATDGLAGKLAGASGTYAAHVAAYPDVDWRAFSEEFVEGLDLEHTSLTTQVNPCDDLAELFDALRGANDVLLDLDRDAWLYVSDGYLGQRTVEGETGSSTMPHKVNPIDFENSEGNLSKANSDLTFLADYVTTSRLQRDLSDSTV
- the purH gene encoding bifunctional phosphoribosylaminoimidazolecarboxamide formyltransferase/IMP cyclohydrolase, giving the protein MTQVAGLASNRGRNLMHIAESAPGGAELDVVLSNHADAPVLEKAADRDIPTEVVERDEEESRESHERRILEALSSYDLDLVCLDGYMRVLTEEFLDTAPLTLNVHPALLPSFPGMNAYEDVLEAGVRVTGCTVHIVTEAVDAGPIVTQEPVPVYEDDDAASLKDRVLHDAEFRAYPRAVRWVAEGAVGVDGEEVRVEGDSNERFPARRLIGEDRSTELRYGENPHQDAALYADETEERATVVGAEQLNEGAKALSYNNYNDADAALGLVKEFEGPAAAVIKHTNPAGCATADSVSEAYEDALSTDPMSAFGGIVALNRACDESTAERIVDSFKEVVVAPDYSEKALAVLREKENLRVLDVGPFGDLEPPLREKKLAGGRLVQEADDQHLAPEDLEVVTEREPDSDEFESLLFAWHTIKHVKSNAILFAKGTETVGVGMGQVSRVDAVRLAAMKAEEHAEGKDSAGAVMASDAFFPFPDGIEEANEAGIEAVIQPGGSVNDEDVIEAANEHDMAMVFTGNRAFRHD
- a CDS encoding pyridoxamine 5'-phosphate oxidase family protein, yielding MTNGHEVRRTRPETEDSYGIPEDREGMLPWEFVVGAMEGDRNYWVSTTLPDGRPHARPVWGVWIDDTFHCGGGERTRWARNLAAGSGIAVHRESADEVVIIEGTAEKLDEKSADPDLIERLNAAYEEKYGIRHGTPFWAVHPRRVLAWSDYPTDATRWAFE
- a CDS encoding gamma carbonic anhydrase family protein, with protein sequence MIRSFDGVVPEIAESAYVDESAVVIGDVVLESETSVWPGAVLRGDHGTITVREGANVQDNATLHEGTELGAHTTVGHNAIVHAAETGERSLIGMGAIVLDGATVGEEAIVAANSTVTGGTAVPARSLVAGAPADVVKELDDAGFAAAAEHYVENARRHAEGSEVIERGTVRPGETLE